In Gemmatimonadales bacterium, the following proteins share a genomic window:
- the selD gene encoding selenide, water dikinase SelD: MSEPAAEPQPRVRLTSLSHGAGCACKLGSVELAEILRRLPGVTDPRVMVDAATRDDAAVFRLTDDRALVATVDFFTPIVDNPADWGAIAAANALSDIYAMGGTPLFALSLVGWPREKASFEILGEVLRGAFEVTERARCMVLGGHSIDVVEPIFGLVVLGEVHPDRALTNAGACAGDVLVLTKPLGTGILSTALKRDALLEAGMAEAVRCMTTLNQGAARAALEVGVSAATDVTGFGLLGHLSNMLDASQVGAEVAYEALPLLPHAWNLASRGIVPGGTQRNLAAATRVEWADDLAAADRALCVDAQTSGGLLLAVPPEHEAALLAALEKESTPAAAVIGRITSGPPGQIRVARRL; the protein is encoded by the coding sequence ATGTCGGAGCCAGCCGCCGAGCCACAACCCAGAGTCCGTCTCACCTCGCTCTCCCATGGGGCCGGCTGCGCCTGCAAGCTCGGCTCGGTGGAGCTGGCAGAGATTCTGCGCCGGCTGCCAGGCGTGACGGATCCGCGGGTGATGGTGGACGCCGCCACCCGTGACGACGCGGCGGTCTTCCGCCTCACCGACGACCGCGCCCTGGTCGCCACAGTGGATTTCTTCACGCCCATCGTGGACAATCCGGCGGATTGGGGCGCGATCGCGGCGGCCAACGCGCTGAGCGACATCTACGCCATGGGCGGCACTCCCCTGTTCGCCTTGAGCCTGGTCGGCTGGCCGCGCGAGAAGGCCTCCTTCGAGATTCTGGGCGAGGTGCTCCGCGGCGCCTTCGAAGTCACCGAGCGGGCCCGATGCATGGTGCTGGGCGGCCACTCGATCGACGTCGTGGAGCCGATCTTCGGCCTGGTAGTACTCGGGGAGGTCCACCCGGACCGGGCGCTCACCAACGCCGGCGCGTGTGCCGGAGACGTGCTGGTGCTGACCAAACCGCTGGGCACCGGCATTCTCTCGACCGCGCTCAAGCGCGACGCCTTGCTGGAAGCCGGGATGGCGGAGGCAGTGCGCTGCATGACCACGCTCAACCAGGGCGCCGCCCGGGCGGCGCTCGAGGTCGGCGTCAGCGCGGCCACCGACGTCACCGGCTTCGGCCTGCTCGGTCACTTGAGCAACATGCTCGACGCGAGCCAGGTCGGCGCGGAGGTCGCTTACGAGGCGCTGCCGCTCCTGCCCCACGCCTGGAACCTCGCTTCCCGCGGCATCGTGCCGGGCGGCACCCAGCGCAACCTGGCCGCAGCGACACGGGTCGAGTGGGCCGACGACCTGGCAGCGGCCGACCGGGCGCTCTGCGTCGATGCCCAGACCTCGGGCGGGCTCCTTCTGGCAGTGCCGCCGGAGCACGAGGCGGCACTGCTCGCCGCCTTGGAAAAGGAATCGACGCCGGCGGCGGCCGTGATCGGCCGGATCACCTCGGGTCCGCCTGGCCAGATCCGCGTCGCCCGCCGGCTCTAG
- a CDS encoding ribonuclease H produces the protein MSGPAVLHLDESCLGNGREGDNPGGSGGLVEARSGNGRIHRLDFYLHSPATTNNRMALSGAIAALQLLGRKGARVRALIVSDSEYLVKGMREWVPGWMARGWKRKVGPIENLELWQALVASARLHEVQWTWVRGHRGHPKNEYANDLAVAAAREQKTSQGLIESEFESWLAAKLAKGLYADYAPDETFAALERRLAAGDSFPLAE, from the coding sequence GTGAGCGGTCCCGCCGTCCTCCACCTCGACGAGAGCTGTCTGGGCAACGGACGGGAGGGCGACAACCCGGGTGGGTCCGGCGGTCTGGTCGAGGCGCGGAGCGGGAACGGGCGGATCCACCGGCTCGATTTCTATCTCCATTCGCCCGCCACCACCAACAACCGGATGGCGCTGAGCGGCGCGATCGCGGCCCTGCAGCTGCTGGGGCGGAAAGGCGCCCGGGTGCGGGCGCTGATCGTGTCCGATTCGGAGTACCTGGTCAAGGGCATGCGGGAGTGGGTGCCCGGCTGGATGGCGCGGGGCTGGAAACGCAAGGTCGGCCCGATCGAGAATCTGGAGCTGTGGCAGGCGCTGGTGGCGTCGGCCCGCCTGCACGAGGTACAGTGGACCTGGGTTCGGGGACACCGGGGACATCCCAAGAACGAATACGCCAACGACCTCGCCGTCGCGGCGGCCCGTGAGCAGAAGACCTCCCAGGGCCTGATCGAATCGGAGTTCGAGAGCTGGCTCGCCGCAAAGCTGGCCAAGGGTCTCTACGCCGATTACGCGCCGGACGAGACGTTCGCGGCGCTGGAGCGGCGCCTCGCGGCGGGTGATTCGTTTCCCCTGGCCGAATGA
- a CDS encoding zinc ribbon domain-containing protein, whose translation MTDLERLFRRLVRNLADTEPARLHQPLPLADVYQSIVPYRSNRRSLGLESSEDYELVLLRLAGGEGGLVRTEPEEARKKLAAEAASSNPDLGLLRRMDNVFLTLRSEPLAYALGPEPHATESRAAGRAAAPAPPDFAEPDELPAVEAAAPEAADPVVADPVAAVPVAAVPVAAVPDCLYCGGSLPRHRTVTFCPHCGQRQGPATCPACHSEVEPGWRHCVNCGSALHDG comes from the coding sequence GTGACCGATCTGGAGCGTCTGTTCCGCCGGCTGGTTCGGAACCTGGCCGACACCGAGCCGGCTCGACTGCATCAGCCACTCCCACTCGCCGACGTATACCAGTCCATCGTACCCTATCGCAGCAACCGGCGCTCGCTGGGGCTGGAGAGCAGCGAAGACTACGAGCTGGTGCTGCTCCGGCTCGCCGGCGGCGAGGGAGGCCTGGTGCGGACCGAGCCGGAGGAGGCACGGAAAAAGCTCGCGGCGGAGGCGGCGAGCAGCAATCCGGACCTGGGGCTGCTGCGCCGGATGGACAACGTCTTTCTGACCCTCCGCTCGGAGCCGCTGGCCTACGCGCTCGGTCCCGAGCCCCACGCGACGGAGTCACGTGCGGCGGGCAGGGCGGCGGCCCCGGCGCCCCCTGATTTCGCCGAGCCCGACGAGCTCCCGGCGGTCGAGGCCGCTGCTCCCGAGGCCGCCGATCCGGTGGTCGCCGATCCGGTGGCTGCTGTTCCGGTGGCTGCTGTTCCGGTGGCTGCCGTGCCCGACTGCCTCTACTGCGGCGGCAGCCTTCCACGTCATCGGACCGTGACGTTCTGCCCCCATTGTGGTCAGCGCCAGGGGCCCGCGACCTGCCCAGCGTGTCACAGCGAGGTCGAGCCCGGCTGGCGGCATTGCGTGAACTGCGGGAGCGCATTGCACGACGGCTGA
- a CDS encoding glucose-1-phosphate adenylyltransferase, whose amino-acid sequence MPWNAAVRPQDVLAVIMGGGAGTRLFPLTKDRAKPAVPLAGKYRLVDIPISNCINSDLRRIFLLTQFNSSSLHRHVVESYRFDTFTPGFVEILAAEQRPDRVDWYQGTADAVRQNMMHLDAYPHRLVVILSGDQLYRMNLCALVEQHVASGAEVTVTTTPIGAEAARAFGIMQVAEGGRITSFVEKPTEPGSLAALPGYPDALPASMGIYVFDRGVLADALVGMDHDFGKHVIPKLIETRRVFAFQHQGYWEDIGTIRSFYEANLDLCAPLPQFNFYDATAPIFTHARYLPATKIIKSQVERSVIADGCIINDAVIEHSLIGVRSHIQAGATIRDSLVMGQDYYETPDRPGPWGAPPMGLGHGTSIERTIVDKNARIGDEVRITPDGKPAHLDGPNFYIREGLVIIPKNAVVMSGTVI is encoded by the coding sequence GTGCCCTGGAACGCCGCCGTGCGCCCGCAGGACGTGCTCGCCGTCATCATGGGCGGCGGCGCCGGAACGCGTCTCTTCCCCTTGACCAAGGATCGCGCCAAGCCCGCCGTGCCGCTGGCGGGGAAGTACCGCCTGGTCGACATCCCCATCAGCAACTGCATCAACTCCGATCTGCGGCGGATCTTCCTGCTCACCCAGTTCAACAGCAGCTCACTGCACCGGCACGTGGTCGAGAGCTACCGGTTCGACACCTTCACTCCCGGCTTCGTGGAGATCCTCGCCGCCGAGCAGCGACCGGACCGGGTCGACTGGTACCAGGGCACCGCGGATGCCGTGCGCCAGAACATGATGCATCTCGACGCCTACCCCCACCGCCTGGTGGTGATCCTGTCAGGCGACCAGCTCTACCGGATGAACTTGTGTGCCCTGGTGGAGCAGCACGTGGCGAGCGGGGCGGAGGTGACGGTGACCACGACGCCGATCGGGGCGGAGGCGGCGCGCGCGTTCGGGATCATGCAGGTGGCGGAGGGTGGCCGGATCACCAGCTTCGTGGAGAAGCCCACGGAGCCCGGCTCGCTGGCGGCGCTGCCGGGCTACCCGGATGCCCTCCCCGCGTCGATGGGCATCTACGTGTTCGACCGGGGGGTCCTGGCCGATGCACTGGTGGGCATGGATCACGATTTCGGAAAGCACGTCATTCCGAAGCTGATCGAGACCCGCCGGGTCTTTGCCTTTCAGCACCAGGGCTACTGGGAGGACATCGGCACCATCCGGTCGTTCTACGAAGCCAATCTGGATCTCTGCGCCCCACTTCCGCAGTTCAATTTCTACGATGCCACCGCACCCATCTTCACCCACGCCCGTTACCTGCCCGCGACCAAGATCATCAAGAGTCAGGTGGAGCGCTCGGTAATCGCCGACGGCTGCATCATCAACGACGCGGTGATCGAGCATTCCCTGATCGGGGTGCGGAGCCACATCCAGGCGGGCGCGACCATCCGCGATTCCCTGGTGATGGGGCAGGACTACTACGAGACGCCCGACCGCCCGGGCCCGTGGGGCGCCCCGCCGATGGGATTGGGCCACGGGACCTCGATCGAGCGCACCATCGTGGACAAGAACGCCAGGATCGGGGACGAGGTGCGGATCACCCCGGACGGGAAGCCGGCGCACCTGGACGGACCCAACTTCTACATTCGCGAGGGGCTGGTGATCATCCCCAAGAATGCGGTGGTGATGAGCGGAACGGTCATTTAG
- a CDS encoding acetyl-CoA C-acetyltransferase, producing MNAVRREAGVVFLAGVRTGFGAFGGALKELSATDLGTVAAQGALARSGVEPAEVDHVVFGNVLQTSADAPYLARHIGLRSALPVETPAVTVNRLCGSGFEAVIQGAQQVMLGQSRVVLAGGTESMSQAPHVVRGARWGLRLGPSAPMEDSLWEALRDAQCGLSMAETAENLAQQYRIGREAVDCYAARSQACAKAAWDAGVFADEVVPVQLTNRKTRQPEPWMADEHVRPGTTPEVLAKLPPYFKKDGVVTAGNASGICDGAAALVVAGERFAEERGLRPIGRLVAWAAAGVDPRIMGIGPVPASRRALEQAGLELDQMDLVEINEAFAAQYLAVEQELGLDRERTNIHGGAVALGHPLGASGARITLHLLHGLRRQSGRYGLGSACIGGGQGVAVIVEAFSS from the coding sequence GTGAACGCCGTACGTCGTGAGGCCGGAGTCGTATTCCTTGCCGGCGTTCGCACCGGGTTCGGGGCGTTCGGCGGTGCGTTGAAGGAGCTGTCCGCCACCGACCTCGGTACCGTCGCCGCTCAGGGAGCGCTCGCCAGGTCCGGAGTGGAGCCCGCCGAAGTGGATCACGTGGTATTCGGCAACGTGCTCCAGACCTCCGCCGATGCCCCCTACCTTGCCCGCCACATCGGCCTCCGCTCGGCGCTCCCGGTGGAGACCCCGGCCGTCACCGTCAACCGGCTCTGCGGCTCGGGGTTCGAGGCCGTCATTCAGGGAGCGCAGCAGGTCATGCTGGGCCAATCGCGGGTGGTCCTGGCAGGCGGCACCGAGTCGATGAGCCAGGCGCCGCACGTCGTCCGCGGGGCGCGGTGGGGGCTCCGCCTGGGGCCCTCGGCCCCGATGGAAGACTCGCTCTGGGAAGCCCTGCGCGACGCCCAGTGCGGGCTCTCCATGGCGGAGACGGCGGAGAACCTGGCCCAGCAGTACCGGATCGGCCGTGAGGCGGTGGACTGCTATGCCGCGCGAAGCCAGGCCTGCGCCAAGGCGGCCTGGGACGCCGGGGTGTTCGCCGACGAGGTGGTCCCCGTCCAGCTCACCAACCGGAAGACCCGCCAGCCGGAGCCGTGGATGGCGGACGAGCACGTGCGGCCCGGCACCACCCCTGAGGTGCTGGCCAAGTTGCCGCCCTACTTCAAGAAAGACGGCGTGGTCACCGCGGGGAACGCCTCGGGCATCTGCGACGGCGCCGCCGCGCTGGTCGTCGCCGGCGAGCGGTTCGCCGAGGAGCGGGGTCTTCGGCCGATCGGACGGCTGGTGGCCTGGGCGGCGGCCGGGGTCGACCCACGCATCATGGGTATCGGCCCGGTGCCGGCCTCCCGGCGGGCGCTGGAGCAAGCGGGACTCGAGCTCGACCAGATGGACCTCGTGGAGATCAACGAGGCCTTCGCCGCCCAGTACCTCGCCGTCGAGCAGGAGCTCGGCCTCGACCGGGAGCGGACCAACATCCATGGGGGCGCCGTGGCGCTGGGTCACCCGCTTGGCGCGAGCGGCGCGCGCATCACCCTCCATCTGCTCCACGGGCTCAGGCGGCAGTCCGGTCGCTACGGACTCGGCAGCGCCTGCATCGGCGGGGGCCAGGGGGTCGCCGTGATCGTCGAAGCGTTTTCCTCATGA